A region of Periplaneta americana isolate PAMFEO1 chromosome 16, P.americana_PAMFEO1_priV1, whole genome shotgun sequence DNA encodes the following proteins:
- the LOC138692173 gene encoding serine-rich adhesin for platelets-like isoform X3 translates to MAPTPPLPVTEDTPPDMLAGSMDLRVVLPSGQSVKMSVERSTPMMDLLVQVTTVNKISTGGHVLQAIGERGILPYKPSTPIGALDAWTIQVVAKSKVQTNTVQKKAPLKPLNQQQPFEQTFRLQVHLPRNQLYVMRVSPRTLLSDILNQTCAEKNLDPNKYEMRHPANLSQLLSPSCTLADYRLQEVTVVARSRAPGLGSALSSSDIMALQREEDKRRQQARQQHGTGTGLGLVFNKRSQSSVCEGSVSSDSLGGRSISPARSDESASRSASPPAPNLPPMIAPLPPARPARKRRPAPKPPSLTNGPSNNKQQSESNMQAESSTGTVVNGHSENNSKTTNVPVSHSRNSSDSSGYHEASVLSESPADGHQMSDNCSADTLPRRGKLTSGQPTRNKTQNNNHGLSRSMSSLTGVGGSMASCQHSTSNTSLASSTGQGQKKKKAPPPPPGAAAAAATKDRQQQNNMSSLSLSSTEQDVVEHHNKTTSLERHLSGKTSTTVSNQLPDKCSTLPGKMKMSGHDYKSSSSQEDEDYRIPEVEENSSLTNMHKEPSSLSKQTKEEVHNGPSPEIAIEKQDTPSQELAMSPVETTPEAPVELVPSPKAAAKSIPEDLQQELTIHAPTPKPRTRHRLNQCDESRSGGVEGDSLPRLKPVPPPRQVSSNSIQSSGAGSVKKRDGDSVGGTFGVGSTILMLSQSGTESVSSDSWEWRSRSSAVDSDDDLNIADNEMEMFDMGSEESDIQQAQNNVMCNISTVNKRLLDSYDDFESVSVASSVFEYDSEHESSEASSTLRRPPPENMLKIKGKRGLGPCRGGSLRVADKNAVQKKFPPISRGSSTSLQSMDEVPAFLESGSNNNSMGRWTNMESLIMETPASKQSWVLGYDSETEEIGIAEAVDQVEEAFRSVTAELEAASEQDEDVNVLIPPPVTAIDEVEKLNSLPSEDLNILPPPPLSATKQDENIEAIPPPPSSAEDMAVDWEYQLPAPPSAFRDSNSPTFTEGGTVMLADTQVFQEPSLSPEPQPQNDPMVMHLSRAVHRNEVTRTNPLFDPRQCEEDPKQSTGVCEVGMEEFSNETKSLESRDTSNRKGGDLANFTITAYQRPRETDEIFNEDSDDDRTRSALNSVKKPITTQTHRYGSSNSLNNNAVHNTAANLSRTNSFNNNNNITFKPPAPVATSVKRSTSYISLIANTTSQPGKSLQSGPVYTSRTKSVGNLAVEEQGDRNVERTHENWGLRKTSSEFNVSQDTPAERQEEFETPQTKAEEPRGSQQGIVITAEERARLLALQEQFLQLQEQLLQNSSLLQQQQQQPHASQTPNADTPLQSLQVLRSILPQLHQTKAPSQQQSSESSVPLRSDTLPAKASKHSENSSGDQLIKQTTVVTLNQQNNNEKPSNDESTGEQKRYKYQGPPAINFATWSERPKSQVSIKMDGDYRIGIGQGGRTDEHNETPARTGMSETKDRTSAAGRKQDIEVSSKSNNSHEEATDQNKFQVSGGKLNSTEPITKVEPASLTMRLISHTTASGFRKPIGVANQKFGSSNYVTAETQHSETKEVAGSSTVGVRVGSTSQHNDPSRVPIVRAVELKKSFIQQQSMYNNSNSNSNNNNSNSHNFRGSSTMLNGERSGGSSVAESDGDNTVETFVGVNSLTKRFSVVSSSSNNAPNFRSSRPVSAYGKVENLEVRGRDAASSLPYNNSLSYRSTSSTNLNTTTNVNTYQDVPLKNGGGRSTRRYTSVVGITNDSDHNLSSSSFREPASESSRVQSRVSGSSVVRVNGFTAPKQLMPVVKGFQFACPAANRDPSPPPSKTSNTTNNFHPKVHRSESTSAVRSWKTVDTTDQSSTSFNNVKAYLRRNSNEPKPEPIATKTATPNTESQPPAPPPLAASLRKSTARPRPKTLPAPQLNPRDQLMDAIRNFGGRENLKQVRDNRESSLNIVLIR, encoded by the exons CACACCTATGATGGACTTGCTAGTCCAGGTGACAACTGTGAACAAGATCTCGACGGGAGGCCATGTTCTGCAAGCAATAGGCGAGAGAGGAATCCTTCCTTACAAGCCCAGCACACCTATCGGAGCCCTTGATGCATGGACAATACAGGTTGTAGCCAAGTCAAAGGTTCAGACCAACACTGTCCAAAAGAAAGCACCTTTGAAACCTCTGAACCAGCAGCAGCCATTCGAACAGACATTTAGACTTCAG gTGCATCTACCAAGAAATCAGCTGTATGTGATGCGTGTTAGTCCAAGGACTTTGTTGTCTGATATCCTTAACCAGACATGTGCTGAAAAGAACTTGGACCCCAACAAATATGAGATGCGTCACCCAG CAAACCTGTCTCAGTTGCTGAGTCCCTCCTGCACCCTGGCAGACTACAGACTGCAGGAAGTGACAGTTGTAGCTCGAAGTCGGGCACCTGGTCTCGGATCAGCATTGTCTTCGTCAGACATCATGGCACTACAGCGAGAGGAGGATAAGAGGCGCCAGCAAGCCCGTCAACAGCATGGCACAGGCACTGGGCTGGGACTTGTGTTCAACAAGCGCAGTCAATCC AGTGTATGCGAAGGCAGTGTCAGCAGTGACAGTCTGGGAGGTCGCAGCATCTCTCCTGCCAGATCTGATGAGTCAGCAAGTCGATCAGCCTCACCACCTGCACCAAATTTGCCACCCATGATTGCACCACTTCCACCAGCAAGACCAGCCAGGAAGAGACGACCTGCACCAAAGCCTCCCAGCTTAACCAATGGACCttctaacaataaacaacagtcT GAATCAAATATGCAAGCAGAATCCAGTACTGGGACTGTTGTGAATGGCCACTCTGAGAATAACAGCAAGACAACGAACGTACCTGTGTCACATTCCCGCAACAGCTCGGACAGTAGTGGGTATCATGAGGCTTCTGTTCTCAGCGAGTCTCCTGCTGATGGCCATCAGATGTCAGATAA CTGCTCTGCGGACACACTTCCACGGCGAGGAAAGCTGACATCAGGACAACCCACGCGAAATAAGACTCAGAATAATAACCACGGTCTTTCACGGTCTATGTCAAGCTTGACTGGAGTTGGTGGCAGCATGGCCAGCTGTCAACATAGCACCTCTAACACTTCTCTTGCATCATCAACAG GTCAAggtcaaaagaaaaagaaagctcCGCCACCGCCCCctggagcagcagcagcagcagctacCAAAGATCGACAGCAACAAAACAACATGTCATCCCTATCTCTGTCTTCTACTGAGCAGGACGTTGTTGAGCACCACAACAAGACAACGTCACTAGAGAGACATTTGTCAGGCAAGACCTCTACCACAGTCAGCAATCAGCTTCCAGACAAATGCTCTACTTTGCCAGGAAAGATGAAAATGTCTGGTCATGATTACAAGTCCTCGTCATCACAAGAAGACGAAGACTACAGAATTCCTGAAGTTGAGGAAAATTCTAGCCTTACGAACATGCATAAGGAGCCTTCTTCACTTTCcaaacaaacaaaggaagaaGTACATAACGGACCATCTCCTGAAATCGCTATTGAAAAACAAGACACACCTTCCCAAGAGCTTGCAATGTCTCCTGTAGAAACTACACCAGAGGCCCCTGTAGAGCTTGTTCCAAGTCCTAAAGCTGCTGCTAAGAGCATCCCTGAAG ATCTTCAGCAAGAATTAACAATACACGCTCCAACTCCCAAACCCCGCACTCGGCATAGACTCAATCAATGTGATGAGAGTAGAAGTGGTGGAGTAGAAGGGGACTCATTGCCTAGGCTGAAACCAGTTCCACCACCGCGACAAGTATCCAGCAACAGCATTCAAAGTAGTGGTGCAGGGAGTGTGAAGAAGAGAGATGGTGACAGTGTGGGTGGGACGTTTGGTGTGGGGTCCACAATACTAATGTTGTCCCAGTCTGGAACTGAATCTGTGAGCAGCGACAGCTGGGAATGGCGTTCTCGGAGTTCTGCTGTGGACTCAGACGATGACCTGAACATTgctgataatgaaatggagatGTTTGACATGGGTTCAGAAGAATCTGATATTCAGCAGGCTCAAAACAATGTGATGTGCAACATCTCTACCGTCAATAAACGATTATTGGATTCATATGACGACTTCGAGTCTGTGTCTGTTGCTAGTTCTGTATTTGAGTATGACTCGGAGCACGAGAGTTCTGAAGCCTCGTCAACACTGAGACGCCCACCACCTGAGAACATGTTGAAAATTAAGGGGAAAAGAGGTTTGGGTCCATGCAGGGGGGGAAGCCTTCGTGTGGCTGATAAGAATGCAGTGCAAAAGAAGTTCCCACCCATTAGTAGGGGTAGCAGCACCAGTCTCCAGAGCATGGACGAGGTTCCGGCGTTCTTGGAGAGTGGCAGCAACAACAACAGTATGGGACGCTGGACCAATATGGAGTCGCTGATAATGGAGACGCCAGCATCCAAGCAATCATGGGTGTTGGGATATGACTCAG AAACTGAGGAGATCGGGATTGCAGAAGCTGTCGATCAGGTAGAGGAGGCTTTCAGGAGTGTAACAGCAGAATTGGAGGCTGCAAGTGAGCAGGATGAGGACGTGAATGTCTTGATTCCTCCTCCTGTCACAGCCATTGATGAGGTTGAGAAACTGAACTCGCTGCCTAGTGAAGACCTTAACATTCTGCCACCTCCTCCTCTGTCTGCCACAAAGCAGGACGAGAATATAGAAGCTATCCCTCCACCACCTTCCTCCGCAGAAGACATGGCTGTGGACTGGGAGTATCAACTTCCAGCCCCCCCATCAGCATTTAGGGACTCGAATTCCCCTACATTCACAGAAGGAGGAACAGTTATGTTGGCAGATACGCAG GTGTTTCAGGAGCCGAGCTTGTCCCCTGAGCCACAGCCACAGAATGATCCTATGGTTATGCATCTCAGCAGAGCTGTGCATAGGAATGAGGTGACTCGCACCAACCCTCTGTTTGACCCTCGTCAGTGTGAAGAGGACCCCAAACAGTCGACTGGAGTATGTGAAGTTGGCATGGAGGAGTTCAGCAACGAAACAAAATCCCTAGAAAGCAGAGACACGTCAAACAGAAAGGGTGGAGATCTTGCCAACTTCACCATTACAGCATACCAAAGACCCCGTGAAACGGACGAAATATTCAATgaggatagtgatgatgatagAACTCGTTCTGCACTGAACTCGGTGAAGAAGCCAATAACAACACAGACTCACAGATATGGTTCTTCTAATTCATTGAATAACAATGCGGTGCATAACACAGCTGCCAATTTATCTAgaacaaattctttcaataataataataatatcacgttTAAGCCTCCTGCTCCAGTAGCGACCTCTGTTAAGAGATCTACGTCATATATATCGCTTATTGCTAACACTACCTCACAGCCTGGAAAGAGTTTGCAGTCTGGGCCAGTATACACTAGTAGAACTAAATCTGTTGGGAATCTGGCAGTAGAGGAGCAAGGAGACAGAAATGTCGAGAGAACGCACGAGAACTGGGGCCTCAGGAAGACGAGTAGTGAATTCAACGTGAGTCAGGATACACCAGCAGAACGTCAGGAAGAGTTCGAGACACCTCAGACCAAAGCAGAAGAACCAAGAGGCTCACAGCAAGGAATTGTAATAACAGCAGAAGAAAGAGCAAGACTGCTAGCACTACAGGAACAGTTCCTTCAGTTGCAAGAGCAACTCCTGCAGAACTCTAGCCTCctgcagcagcaacagcagcaaccCCATGCCTCACAGACTCCTAATGCAGATACACCTCTACAGTCACTACag GTCCTGAGAAGTATTCTGCCACAGTTACATCAAACAAAGGCGCCCAGTCAGCAACAGAGTTCAGAAAGTTCTGTTCCCCTCAG gtcTGACACACTGCCTGCTAAAGCATCAAAACACTCGGAGAATTCTTCCGGTGATCAATTAATCAAACAAACAACGGTAGTAACTTTAAATCAACAGAATAACAACGAAAAACCATCAAATGACGAAAGTACTGGTGAACAGAAGAGGTACAAATATCAAGGTCCTCCAGCAATTAACTTTGCTACATGGAGCGAACGTCCAAAAAGTCAAGTTAGCATTAAAATGGACGGTGACTATAGGATAGGCATTGGTCAAGGTGGCCGCACAGATGAACACAACGAAACTCCTGCTCGAACAGGAATGTCAGAGACCAAGGATAGGACTTCTGCGGCAGGAAGAAAACAAGACATAGAAGTTTCAAGCAAGTCAAATAATTCTCACGAAGAAGCAACTGatcaaaacaaatttcaagtgtCTGGTGGCAAACTAAACAGCACGGaaccaataacaaaagtagaaCCTGCCTCACTCACTATGAGATTGATTTCCCATACGACAGCCTCCGGTTTCCGGAAGCCTATAGGCGTGGCTAACCAGAAATTTGGATCATCTAATTATGTCACTGCAGAAACACAACACTCCGAAACCAAAGAAGTAGCAGGATCCTCAACAGTAGGTGTGCGTGTTGGCAGCACCTCTCAACACAACGATCCTTCAAGAGTGCCAATTGTAAGAGCTGTTGAGCTCAAAAAGTCCTTCATCCAGCAGCAAAGcatgtataataatagtaatagtaatagtaataataataatagtaactctCATAATTTCCGTGGATCCTCCACTATGCTAAATGGCGAACGCTCTGGAGGCAGCAGTGTTGCGGAAAGCGATGGAGATAACACAGTAGAGACTTTTGTAGGAGTTAATTCTTTGACGAAGAGGTTTTCAGTTGTAAGTTCATCATCAAATAATGCTCCTAACTTCCGTTCTTCTCGACCAGTGTCAGCATATGGAAAGGTTGAGAACCTGGAAGTGAGAGGCCGTGATGCTGCTTCTAGTTTACCTTACAATAACTCCCTCTCTTATAGGAGCACAAGTTCGACAAATTTGAATACAACAACGAATGTAAATACATATCAAGATGTCCCACTCAAAAATGGGGGTGGAAGGAGCACACGGAGGTATACTTCTGTTGTTGGAATTACCAATGATTCAGATCACAACTTATCTTCTTCTAGTTTCCGAGAACCTGCATCAGAGTCCAGCAGGGTTCAGTCGAGAGTGTCTGGATCCTCTGTGGTTAGAGTGAATGGTTTCACTGCTCCAAAACAGTTGATGCCGGTCGTTAAAGGCTTCCAATTTGCTTGTCCAGCAGCAAATAGGGATCCGTCTCCACCACCTTCCAAAACCTCGAACACAACGAATAACTTCCACCCTAAGGTGCATCGATCAGAATCAACATCTGCGGTAAGGAGCTGGAAGACTGTTGATACTACTGACCAGTCATCAACGAGTTTTAACAATGTGAAAGCATACTTAAGACGAAATTCCAACGAGCCAAAACCAGAACCGATAGCTACTAAGACTGCTACACCAAATACAGAATCACAGCCCCCTGCACCTCCTCCATTGGCAGCATCTCTCAGGAAATCGACTGCCCGACCCCGTCCAAAGACACTGCCAGCACCACAGCTCAATCCACGGGACCAACTAATGGATGCGATTAGAAATTTTGGTGGTCGAGAAAACCTCAAGCAGGTTCGTGATAACAGGGAAAGCTCCCTAAACATTGTGCTCATTCGATGA